One window from the genome of Kaistella carnis encodes:
- a CDS encoding NAD(P)/FAD-dependent oxidoreductase has protein sequence MEAREKIVIIGGGFAGLQLAKSLNNKRKKVMVIDKVNHHMFQPLFYQVACGRIEPSNISFPFRKIFQRSRNIQFRLTEVQGIVPEQNKIITEEAEFTYDKLVIATGCKTNFFGNDKMESLTFGMKNTQEAIAIRNHILLTFEKLIIERKRSDDGNWNIVIVGSGPTGVELAGAFAEMKKDILPRDYPHMNFEDLKIILISSTEMPLAVMSEEAQEKSDQYLKELGVDFMKGEMVTDYDGDKVYMKSGKTIPSNNVIWAAGVTGNIIDGLNPEMIVRNRFKTDRFNRVLGYDNIFAIGDIAYMETPKYPTGHPQVANVAINQGTNLGKNILKKSEKDWKEYEYVDQGSMATIGKHRAVVDLPKFKFQGLLAWYFWMFLHLMLILSVRNKLAIFFNWMWSYINKDSSLRLIIIPNKKNDTEQ, from the coding sequence ATGGAAGCACGTGAAAAAATAGTGATTATAGGAGGTGGTTTCGCCGGCCTTCAATTGGCTAAATCCTTGAATAACAAACGGAAAAAAGTAATGGTGATCGATAAAGTGAATCACCATATGTTTCAACCCCTTTTTTATCAGGTGGCTTGTGGGCGAATCGAACCCAGCAATATCTCCTTTCCCTTCCGAAAAATTTTTCAGCGGTCCCGCAATATCCAGTTTCGTTTAACTGAAGTGCAGGGGATCGTTCCCGAACAAAATAAAATCATCACCGAAGAGGCAGAATTTACTTATGATAAATTGGTCATTGCTACAGGATGTAAAACCAATTTCTTCGGCAATGATAAGATGGAAAGTTTGACTTTTGGAATGAAAAATACCCAGGAAGCAATCGCTATTCGTAATCATATCCTGCTCACTTTTGAAAAATTAATTATTGAAAGAAAGCGTAGTGATGATGGAAACTGGAATATCGTAATTGTTGGAAGTGGACCAACTGGCGTTGAGTTGGCTGGTGCTTTTGCTGAAATGAAAAAAGATATTCTGCCCCGTGATTATCCACATATGAATTTTGAAGATTTAAAAATAATCTTAATCAGTTCTACAGAGATGCCACTGGCCGTGATGAGTGAAGAAGCTCAGGAAAAATCTGACCAGTACTTAAAGGAATTGGGCGTTGATTTTATGAAGGGAGAAATGGTCACCGATTATGATGGTGATAAAGTTTACATGAAAAGTGGTAAAACGATTCCTTCTAACAATGTCATTTGGGCGGCGGGAGTTACAGGAAATATTATCGATGGGTTAAACCCCGAAATGATTGTACGCAACCGATTTAAAACCGACCGTTTTAATAGGGTCTTGGGTTACGACAATATTTTCGCCATAGGAGATATTGCCTACATGGAAACCCCTAAATATCCGACTGGTCATCCCCAGGTGGCGAATGTAGCAATTAATCAAGGGACGAATCTAGGTAAAAATATTTTGAAAAAATCGGAAAAAGATTGGAAGGAGTATGAATATGTAGATCAGGGAAGTATGGCAACAATTGGAAAACACAGAGCCGTGGTTGATCTGCCGAAATTTAAATTCCAGGGATTGCTGGCGTGGTATTTCTGGATGTTCCTCCACCTCATGCTTATTTTAAGTGTGCGAAATAAACTCGCAATTTTCTTCAACTGGATGTGGAGTTACATCAATAAAGATTCCTCCTTAAGACTCATCATTATCCCAAACAAAAAGAACGATACCGAACAATGA
- the rlmB gene encoding 23S rRNA (guanosine(2251)-2'-O)-methyltransferase RlmB: MKDDFIFGLRPVMEAIEAGKTIDKIFLQNALQGEIYAELKALLSQHKIRANYVPVEKLNRFTRKNHQGVVAFISDVPFHSIENVLPEIFEAGRTPFLLILDRLTDVRNFGAICRTAECVGIDAVIIPEKGGAPINSDAIKTSAGAMYNLKICKEKNLGHVVDFLQQSGVQVFSATEKAQKLIYDVDFTQPCAIVMGNEETGISKEVLHHSDEKIKLPITGKTQSLNVSVACGAILYEATRQRM, encoded by the coding sequence ATGAAAGACGATTTTATATTCGGATTACGCCCAGTAATGGAGGCTATAGAGGCCGGAAAAACAATTGATAAAATATTTTTACAAAACGCTTTGCAAGGTGAAATATATGCAGAGTTGAAAGCACTTTTGAGCCAGCATAAAATTCGCGCGAATTATGTTCCGGTCGAAAAACTTAATCGCTTTACGAGAAAAAATCACCAGGGTGTGGTGGCTTTTATATCCGATGTTCCCTTTCATTCCATTGAAAATGTATTGCCGGAGATTTTTGAAGCAGGCAGAACACCTTTTCTTTTAATATTGGATCGCTTAACCGATGTTCGAAATTTTGGAGCCATCTGCCGTACTGCCGAATGTGTCGGAATTGATGCGGTAATTATTCCGGAAAAAGGTGGTGCACCGATTAATTCAGATGCCATTAAAACATCTGCGGGAGCCATGTACAATCTTAAAATTTGCAAGGAAAAAAACTTAGGGCATGTTGTTGATTTTCTGCAGCAGTCTGGTGTTCAGGTGTTTTCCGCTACTGAAAAAGCTCAGAAATTGATTTATGACGTCGATTTTACGCAACCGTGTGCCATCGTGATGGGAAATGAAGAAACCGGGATTTCGAAAGAAGTTTTGCATCACTCTGATGAAAAGATAAAATTACCGATCACCGGAAAAACCCAATCTCTGAATGTTTCGGTGGCTTGCGGCGCTATTTTGTACGAAGCGACCCGTCAGCGTATGTAA
- a CDS encoding TM2 domain-containing protein, producing the protein METYGYNNPDPRENQNFDSRNYRSEKKLAAGLLGILLGPFAANKFYLGYISEGIIQIILNIVTCGIASVVPLIEGIIYLTMSDEQFDRTYVQQKKGWF; encoded by the coding sequence ATGGAAACTTACGGCTATAATAATCCTGATCCGAGGGAAAATCAAAATTTTGACAGCAGAAATTACCGCTCAGAAAAAAAACTGGCTGCGGGACTTCTCGGTATATTGCTGGGTCCTTTTGCGGCAAACAAATTTTATTTAGGCTACATTAGCGAAGGAATTATACAAATTATCCTAAATATTGTTACTTGTGGAATTGCCAGTGTTGTTCCACTTATCGAGGGAATCATTTATTTGACGATGAGCGATGAACAGTTTGACAGAACTTATGTTCAACAGAAAAAAGGATGGTTTTAA
- the hemB gene encoding porphobilinogen synthase, with the protein MIIYSRNRRLRTNAAIRALVQETVLTTNDFVMPIFVMEGQNRQEPIASMPGIFRRTVDLTVKECQELFSLGVKAVNLYMKVSEDLKDNTGKESWNDNGLMQTTIKAIKDAVPGMVIMPDVALDPYSMYGHDGIITKGKVDNDATNEALTKMSVSLAKAGADVIAPSDMMDGRVAVIRTGLEENGFTDVAILSYAAKYASSFYGPFRSALDSAPKENEDIPKDKKTYQMDFHNSREAIDEVLKDVDEGADIIMIKPGMPYLDIVAKVRQTIDLPIAVFNVSGEYAMLKAAAQNGWLDNDKAIIESLTCIKRAGADMIFTYAAKEAAILLNQ; encoded by the coding sequence ATGATCATCTATTCCAGAAACCGAAGATTGAGAACAAATGCCGCTATCAGAGCACTTGTTCAAGAAACTGTACTGACTACTAATGATTTTGTGATGCCCATTTTTGTCATGGAAGGACAGAATCGTCAGGAGCCGATTGCTTCCATGCCGGGAATTTTCCGGCGTACAGTTGATCTTACAGTAAAAGAGTGTCAAGAATTGTTTTCCCTTGGCGTAAAAGCTGTTAATTTATACATGAAAGTTTCGGAAGATCTAAAAGATAACACCGGAAAAGAATCCTGGAACGACAACGGCTTAATGCAAACGACGATTAAAGCCATCAAGGATGCCGTGCCGGGAATGGTAATCATGCCGGATGTGGCTCTGGATCCCTACTCCATGTATGGCCACGATGGCATCATCACCAAAGGAAAAGTTGACAATGATGCAACAAACGAAGCATTGACAAAAATGTCAGTATCCCTTGCTAAAGCTGGAGCAGACGTAATCGCGCCAAGTGATATGATGGATGGTAGAGTTGCTGTAATTCGAACGGGATTAGAGGAAAATGGTTTCACCGATGTGGCAATCTTAAGCTATGCTGCTAAATATGCGAGTTCTTTCTATGGTCCTTTTAGAAGTGCTTTAGATTCTGCACCAAAAGAAAACGAAGATATTCCGAAAGATAAAAAAACCTATCAAATGGATTTTCACAATTCCAGAGAAGCCATTGATGAGGTATTAAAAGATGTGGATGAAGGTGCTGACATCATCATGATCAAACCGGGAATGCCATATCTTGATATTGTAGCTAAAGTCCGTCAGACAATCGATTTACCAATTGCTGTTTTTAATGTAAGCGGTGAATATGCCATGTTAAAAGCTGCCGCGCAAAACGGTTGGCTTGATAATGACAAAGCAATCATCGAGAGTTTAACATGCATTAAACGCGCAGGTGCCGACATGATCTTTACCTATGCAGCAAAAGAAGCTGCCATTTTATTAAATCAGTAA
- a CDS encoding DinB family protein: MNYHFQAHRQVRRNLLEVLQNTSSQDLLLIPDGFNNNIYWNIAHTVATQQLLCYYLSGNPFRIDKYWIETYKKGTLPNLNVQQSEIDDLAFLLTETSKILMKDYDADFFTDYTSYTTSFGLDLKNIQDAIVFNNMHETQHLGYVMAQKRAILGEQF; encoded by the coding sequence ATGAATTATCATTTTCAAGCCCATCGTCAGGTTCGCCGTAACCTTTTGGAAGTCTTGCAAAATACCTCGTCACAGGATCTCCTGCTAATTCCGGATGGTTTCAACAATAACATCTATTGGAATATTGCGCATACTGTAGCAACGCAGCAACTTTTATGTTATTATCTAAGCGGTAATCCATTTAGGATCGATAAATACTGGATCGAGACCTACAAAAAAGGAACACTTCCAAATCTAAATGTTCAACAGTCAGAAATTGATGATCTCGCATTTCTGCTGACGGAAACTTCAAAAATCCTGATGAAAGACTATGATGCTGATTTTTTTACAGATTACACTTCTTACACCACAAGTTTTGGCCTGGATCTAAAGAATATTCAGGATGCGATTGTATTTAACAATATGCATGAAACCCAGCATTTAGGTTATGTAATGGCACAGAAAAGAGCCATTTTGGGAGAGCAATTTTAA
- the trmD gene encoding tRNA (guanosine(37)-N1)-methyltransferase TrmD produces MRIDIISVLPELMESPFKASILKRAVEKGLAEVHFHQLRDWSVGKHRQVDDEPYGGGAGMVMMIEPIDKCITDLKSQRDYDEVIYLTPDGETLSQKIANTLSIKQNLIFLCGHYKGIDQRVRDLHITREISIGDYVLTGGELAACVLADAVIRLLPGVLNDEQSALTDSFQDNLLSPPIYTRPSEYKGLKVPEILMSGNTKKIEDWLHEEAVRITQEKRPDILD; encoded by the coding sequence ATGAGAATAGATATTATAAGTGTTTTGCCGGAATTAATGGAAAGTCCTTTTAAGGCTTCCATTCTAAAAAGAGCGGTAGAAAAAGGGTTGGCAGAAGTTCATTTTCATCAATTACGGGATTGGAGTGTCGGGAAACACCGACAAGTGGACGATGAGCCGTATGGTGGCGGTGCCGGAATGGTGATGATGATTGAACCTATTGATAAATGCATTACTGACCTTAAATCGCAGCGGGATTATGATGAGGTTATTTATTTAACGCCCGATGGGGAAACTTTATCTCAAAAAATAGCAAATACTTTATCGATCAAGCAAAATCTTATTTTCCTTTGTGGTCATTACAAAGGGATTGATCAGCGTGTGCGGGATTTGCATATTACAAGAGAAATTTCAATTGGGGATTATGTTCTCACCGGCGGCGAATTGGCGGCGTGTGTTTTAGCAGATGCGGTTATCCGTTTATTGCCAGGAGTTTTAAATGATGAGCAATCTGCACTTACCGACAGTTTTCAGGATAATTTGCTTTCTCCGCCCATTTACACAAGACCTTCAGAGTATAAAGGTTTAAAAGTTCCTGAAATTTTAATGAGTGGAAATACTAAAAAAATAGAAGATTGGCTTCATGAGGAAGCCGTTAGAATTACGCAGGAAAAAAGACCAGATATTTTGGATTAA
- a CDS encoding DUF58 domain-containing protein translates to MQIKDIIKKVKQIEIRTKKKSEATLMGQYHSAFKGQGMTFSEVRPYQFGDEIRRIDWNKTARFREPFVKVMEEERELTMMLLVDISASMDYGTQTQLKREFVAEIAASVGFSAAGSNDKVGLILFADKVYKVIPPRKGRKHILAIISTILSADYVQAETKIEKAFEYMMTVFKKKSLIFMFSDFEDSYDLKMLRVAARKHQLLGLRIYDQKDNEIPDVGYALFTDAETGRQIWANTSNARWRYQFAEQQKQKVKTLTEDFESSSAGFININTGEDYAKFLYQYFRKR, encoded by the coding sequence ATGCAGATAAAAGACATCATCAAAAAAGTTAAGCAAATTGAAATCCGGACGAAGAAAAAGTCGGAGGCTACTTTGATGGGACAATATCACAGTGCATTTAAAGGTCAGGGAATGACGTTCTCTGAAGTTCGCCCCTACCAATTTGGCGATGAAATCCGCAGAATAGACTGGAATAAAACTGCGCGTTTTAGGGAACCTTTTGTAAAGGTGATGGAAGAAGAGCGCGAATTAACGATGATGCTATTGGTCGATATTTCGGCCTCTATGGATTATGGAACGCAAACGCAACTGAAAAGAGAATTCGTTGCAGAAATCGCGGCAAGTGTAGGATTTTCAGCCGCTGGAAGTAATGATAAAGTCGGTTTAATTTTGTTTGCCGACAAAGTCTATAAAGTAATCCCGCCCCGAAAAGGCAGAAAACATATTTTAGCCATTATAAGCACCATTTTAAGTGCAGATTATGTGCAGGCCGAAACCAAAATTGAAAAGGCTTTCGAATATATGATGACTGTTTTTAAAAAGAAATCCCTCATTTTTATGTTTTCCGATTTCGAAGACTCCTACGATCTGAAAATGCTTCGGGTTGCCGCAAGAAAGCATCAACTTTTAGGATTACGAATTTATGATCAAAAAGACAATGAAATCCCGGATGTGGGCTACGCACTGTTTACCGATGCAGAAACCGGGAGACAGATTTGGGCAAACACGTCCAACGCAAGATGGCGTTATCAGTTCGCCGAACAGCAAAAACAAAAAGTAAAAACCCTAACCGAAGATTTTGAAAGTTCTTCTGCAGGTTTCATCAATATTAATACAGGTGAAGATTACGCTAAATTTTTATACCAATATTTTAGAAAAAGATAA
- a CDS encoding nitroreductase family protein, producing the protein MAEYMKKEEVLKQIIESRKSVFPKSYSNEDIDENILAEILNSAKFAPNHKRTKPWRFKIFQGEDKKKLGEQLAQIYKRTTSPETFLEKKYVDISDKISKSNAIITIVVNFSGLVPEWEEIAATAMAVQNMYLTSTAHNVGCYWSSPSMIKHLGDFLDLKENQKCIGLFYLGKIAE; encoded by the coding sequence ATGGCAGAATATATGAAGAAAGAAGAAGTTTTAAAACAGATCATAGAAAGCAGAAAAAGTGTTTTTCCTAAATCATATTCTAATGAGGATATTGATGAAAATATTTTAGCAGAAATTTTAAACTCTGCGAAGTTTGCTCCTAATCATAAGAGAACGAAGCCTTGGCGTTTTAAAATATTTCAAGGGGAAGATAAAAAAAAGTTGGGTGAGCAACTGGCTCAGATCTACAAGCGGACGACATCTCCTGAGACTTTTCTGGAAAAAAAATACGTCGATATATCAGATAAAATTTCGAAATCTAACGCTATAATTACGATCGTTGTTAATTTTAGTGGGTTGGTACCTGAGTGGGAAGAAATTGCCGCTACGGCCATGGCGGTTCAGAATATGTATCTGACCTCAACCGCTCATAATGTAGGTTGTTACTGGAGTTCACCCAGCATGATTAAGCATTTGGGGGATTTTCTCGATTTGAAAGAAAATCAGAAATGCATCGGTCTCTTTTATTTAGGCAAAATTGCAGAATAA
- a CDS encoding AAA family ATPase — protein sequence MSELHQAEDIRQLTEKVREQNYYFTLLKQEINKAIIGQEYMVDRLLVGLLGNGHVLLEGVPGLAKTLAIKTLADAVDGAFSRIQFTPDLLPADVVGTMIYSIKDNDFSIKKGPIFANFVLADEINRAPSKVQSALLEAMQEKQVTIGDETMPLPKPFLVLATQNPIDQEGTYLLPEAQSDRFMLKCTITYPDFEDERKIMKMVATEHQPEIKPVITLENVTEAKKLVNKIYLDEKIEKYILDMVFATRFPEKYGLSELKNYISFGASPRASINLSIAARALAFLKNRAFVIPEDVKDIAKDVLRHRIGLSFEAEAEEITADEIIDKILGKIQAP from the coding sequence ATGTCAGAACTCCATCAAGCTGAAGATATTAGACAACTAACCGAAAAAGTAAGAGAACAGAATTACTATTTCACCCTCCTAAAACAAGAAATCAACAAAGCAATTATCGGACAAGAATACATGGTAGATCGCCTGTTGGTCGGTCTATTGGGTAATGGTCACGTCTTGTTGGAAGGCGTTCCGGGTCTGGCGAAAACTTTAGCCATTAAAACCTTGGCAGATGCAGTAGATGGAGCATTTTCCCGAATCCAGTTTACACCAGATTTATTACCTGCAGACGTAGTGGGGACAATGATTTACAGTATTAAAGACAATGATTTTTCTATAAAGAAAGGACCCATTTTTGCAAACTTTGTTCTCGCAGATGAGATTAACCGTGCGCCGTCAAAAGTGCAGTCGGCGCTACTGGAAGCCATGCAGGAAAAGCAGGTCACCATTGGTGATGAAACCATGCCTTTGCCAAAACCTTTCCTCGTTCTTGCCACTCAAAACCCTATCGATCAGGAAGGAACTTATCTTTTACCTGAAGCCCAAAGTGACCGTTTCATGCTGAAATGTACCATCACTTATCCGGACTTTGAAGACGAGAGAAAAATTATGAAGATGGTGGCAACAGAACATCAACCGGAAATTAAGCCGGTGATTACTTTAGAAAACGTTACGGAAGCCAAAAAGCTGGTCAACAAGATCTATCTTGATGAAAAGATTGAGAAATATATTTTGGATATGGTTTTTGCCACACGTTTCCCCGAAAAATATGGTCTTTCAGAACTGAAAAATTATATCAGTTTTGGAGCATCTCCACGAGCGTCCATCAATTTATCGATCGCGGCAAGAGCACTTGCATTTTTAAAGAATCGTGCTTTTGTAATTCCGGAAGATGTGAAAGACATTGCGAAAGATGTCTTGCGTCACCGTATCGGATTAAGTTTCGAAGCGGAAGCGGAAGAGATTACCGCCGACGAAATTATAGATAAAATTTTAGGCAAAATCCAGGCACCTTAA
- a CDS encoding T9SS type A sorting domain-containing protein, with translation MKKLLLFIMFVGSLTVFSDKVSAQSVDRASMVNQQKADEGVLVVYPNPARDLIMVKSKDASLKIKSITFFSILGMQVAEYQINKNSEEIRLDKLRPGKYLMRYVLSDNTQKVTQIVKQ, from the coding sequence GTGAAAAAATTACTACTTTTTATAATGTTCGTCGGCAGTTTAACAGTCTTTTCGGATAAAGTTTCCGCACAGTCTGTCGACAGAGCTTCGATGGTGAATCAACAGAAAGCTGACGAAGGTGTTCTTGTTGTTTATCCTAACCCCGCTCGTGACTTGATTATGGTGAAGTCAAAAGACGCTTCTTTAAAAATAAAATCTATTACTTTCTTTTCAATTCTGGGAATGCAGGTGGCGGAATATCAGATCAACAAAAATTCTGAAGAAATACGATTAGATAAATTGCGACCGGGTAAATATTTGATGCGGTATGTCTTAAGCGACAACACGCAGAAAGTCACCCAAATAGTAAAACAATAA
- a CDS encoding BatD family protein, with protein MKKLTLLLFILLNLFGFSQTLSSKLDKETLALGEVGILRIQISNLQSKDVQSAPKNELLPFHFEEVKDSTSKKADTYDRIIEFAIFEEGNFTIPELEFKVNGRILKTIPYQIEVINTAQKGDQINDIMKNKEVNLDVQDYWQLYKWYILGALIVLALIFVIYQLIKYGKRRKDSPVVMTNQTLRELDQLKKKKYIETGNYRSFYVELIDISRNFITKQYKIPADVLLTDDLIDVMKMNNSISPENEKIIEEIFLRGDLVKFAKIFPDQENMQNDFDQLKTFVKRSSKDLEVEQLRTGV; from the coding sequence TTGAAAAAGTTAACTCTCCTTCTTTTTATACTTCTAAATCTTTTCGGATTTTCTCAGACTTTAAGCTCAAAGCTCGACAAAGAAACTTTGGCATTAGGTGAAGTTGGTATTTTACGTATTCAAATTTCTAATCTACAATCCAAAGATGTTCAGTCTGCACCAAAAAACGAGCTGCTTCCTTTTCATTTTGAGGAAGTAAAAGACAGCACTAGTAAAAAGGCTGATACGTACGATCGAATCATCGAATTTGCCATTTTTGAGGAAGGAAATTTCACCATTCCAGAACTGGAATTTAAAGTAAATGGACGAATTTTAAAAACAATTCCATACCAGATTGAAGTCATCAATACCGCACAAAAAGGAGATCAGATTAACGACATTATGAAAAATAAAGAAGTCAATCTTGATGTTCAGGATTATTGGCAACTTTATAAATGGTATATTTTAGGAGCTCTAATCGTTTTGGCTTTAATTTTCGTCATTTATCAACTCATTAAATATGGCAAACGCAGAAAAGATTCGCCTGTTGTTATGACCAACCAAACGCTGCGGGAACTGGATCAGCTGAAAAAGAAAAAATATATAGAAACAGGAAACTACCGCTCTTTTTACGTGGAATTAATTGACATTTCCAGAAATTTCATTACCAAACAATATAAGATTCCGGCAGATGTATTGTTGACAGACGATCTTATTGATGTTATGAAAATGAATAATTCCATCTCCCCGGAAAATGAAAAAATAATCGAAGAAATATTCCTGCGGGGTGACTTGGTGAAATTTGCGAAAATATTCCCGGATCAGGAAAATATGCAAAACGATTTCGATCAGTTAAAAACATTTGTAAAACGTTCTTCCAAAGATTTGGAAGTAGAACAGTTAAGAACAGGAGTGTAA